A single region of the Hyalangium ruber genome encodes:
- a CDS encoding OAM dimerization domain-containing protein yields MVKPTKQIIRPYGDRRDDGVVQLSFTLPVPLSEKAKEAASQFVKKMGFSDVKVAAAERAADNYTFFIVYARSGMYIDYAEIDVPEVIVKKMGFDDLNAFIQEKVGRRIVVFGACTGTDTHTVGIDAILNMKGYAGDYGLERYPWFEAFNLGSQVPNEDLVAKAIAKNADAILVSQVVTQRDVHKDNSRQFIDVAKAKGLHGKTILLLGGPRVDHKLALELGFDAGFGPGTKPSDVANYIAHALLKKLGKEDPNMHYQGEPT; encoded by the coding sequence ATGGTGAAGCCGACCAAGCAGATCATCCGCCCCTATGGCGATCGCCGGGACGACGGCGTGGTGCAGCTGTCGTTCACGTTGCCGGTGCCGCTGTCGGAGAAGGCCAAGGAGGCCGCCTCCCAGTTCGTGAAGAAGATGGGGTTCTCGGACGTGAAGGTGGCCGCCGCCGAGCGCGCCGCGGACAACTACACGTTCTTCATCGTCTACGCCCGCTCGGGCATGTACATCGACTATGCCGAGATCGATGTGCCCGAGGTCATCGTCAAGAAGATGGGCTTCGATGACCTCAACGCCTTCATCCAGGAGAAGGTGGGCCGGCGCATCGTCGTCTTCGGCGCGTGTACGGGCACCGACACGCATACGGTGGGCATCGACGCCATCCTCAACATGAAGGGCTACGCGGGCGACTACGGCCTGGAGCGCTACCCCTGGTTCGAGGCCTTCAACCTGGGCAGCCAGGTGCCCAACGAGGACCTCGTCGCCAAGGCCATCGCCAAGAACGCGGACGCCATCCTGGTGAGCCAGGTGGTGACGCAGCGGGATGTCCACAAGGACAACTCGCGCCAGTTCATCGACGTGGCCAAGGCCAAGGGGCTGCACGGGAAGACGATCCTGCTGCTCGGTGGGCCTCGGGTGGACCACAAGCTGGCGCTGGAGCTGGGCTTCGACGCGGGCTTCGGGCCGGGCACCAAGCCCTCGGACGTGGCCAACTACATCGCCCACGCGCTCCTGAAGAAGCTGGGCAAGGAAGACCCGAACATGCACTACCAGGGAGAGCCCACGTGA